TGTTCTGGGTGAGAACTTCTGATAGATGATGTCGATGCTCACATGGCCCTTGTGGAGGAGTGTGTAGGCCGCCACCAACATAAAGTGAGGCCCATACAGGTAATTGGTCACCTCCGGCGCCCATATGTGGGCAGCGCCGAGAATTCGTCTTGAGATGACCTCATACACCACAACGATGGTCAGGGGAATAATCAGCCACATGAAGACGCGGCCCGACCACTCGCTGATATTGTCCAGAAATTTCAAAACTGTCTTGAGCTGCATACCATGCCCTTTCTTTTCGCGATGTTACGAGGCAAAGACACAAAACCCTGTTTTTATTAGAAACCTCTAAAAATCACCCGCTTTTGCCTGCCCGGTGGGGTGGAAACAAAAGTTGAGCATTTTTAAGAAGGCGCCACGCACATTTGACGTGGATAGGCCGAGGTATTCGAACATACCGGCAAAACAACCAAGAAACCCTCGGATACTTATCCGAAGGTTTCTTTTGGGCGTCTTGTTAATAACCTAATTTCTTGAGTTCTGCCAAGACCTTGTCCACATAAACGGGGGTCCGTCCCTGACCAAAATCACCGCTTATTGCACGCCAGTCTTTGTATTCGTTAAGATAATCCATCTGGGATTTCAGCATGCGAGCGTAGAACTTGGATTCCTTGGCCTGCATGACGCAGTACTGACCGGCCAGTTCCT
This region of Deltaproteobacteria bacterium genomic DNA includes:
- a CDS encoding TRAP transporter small permease subunit, whose protein sequence is MQLKTVLKFLDNISEWSGRVFMWLIIPLTIVVVYEVISRRILGAAHIWAPEVTNYLYGPHFMLVAAYTLLHKGHVSIDIIYQKFSPRTRGILDIITYTCLFFPFCFIMLHQGILFAKTSWMMGETSGSAGMPVVPEIKTVIPVTFALLLIQGLATYIRAIIQTAKGKDI